The following coding sequences lie in one Sedimentibacter sp. MB35-C1 genomic window:
- the ymfI gene encoding elongation factor P 5-aminopentanone reductase, whose protein sequence is MLSSKTVIVTGASRGIGHSIAELFAHKEYNVLINYNHSKESAMHLYDKLKSEGLFVKTYKADVSNRYEVDLMTKFCIEEFGGLDILINNAGICQEKLFTDITDEDLDHMLNTNFKSAFYCSQSALKHMLPNKQGKIINISSIWGIVGASCEVHYSATKAAIIGFTKALAKELGPSNIQVNCIAPGVIQTEMLSSYNENELGELKEHTPLMRLGNPNDIAGCALYLASLYSNFVTGQVISPNGGFVI, encoded by the coding sequence ATGTTAAGTTCTAAGACTGTTATTGTAACCGGAGCATCAAGAGGTATTGGTCATTCAATTGCAGAATTATTTGCCCATAAAGAATATAATGTTTTAATTAATTATAACCATTCCAAAGAAAGTGCCATGCATTTATATGATAAGCTTAAGAGTGAAGGATTATTTGTTAAAACTTACAAAGCGGATGTATCAAACAGATATGAAGTTGATTTAATGACAAAGTTTTGTATAGAAGAATTCGGCGGTCTTGATATTCTTATAAACAATGCGGGAATTTGTCAGGAAAAACTGTTTACTGATATTACAGATGAGGATCTGGATCACATGTTGAATACTAATTTTAAAAGTGCATTTTATTGCTCTCAGAGTGCATTAAAGCATATGCTTCCCAATAAACAGGGAAAAATTATTAATATTTCTTCTATATGGGGAATTGTAGGAGCATCATGTGAAGTGCACTATTCAGCAACAAAAGCAGCAATAATTGGATTTACTAAAGCGTTGGCAAAAGAGCTTGGGCCTTCAAATATTCAGGTGAATTGCATAGCTCCTGGAGTAATACAAACAGAAATGCTCTCTTCGTATAATGAAAATGAATTAGGTGAGCTAAAAGAGCATACTCCATTAATGAGGCTTGGAAATCCAAATGATATAGCCGGATGTGCACTTTATTTAGCATCTTTGTACTCTAATTTTGTGACAGGTCAGGTAATCAGCCCAAACGGCGGTTTCGTAATTTAA